From Aquabacter sp. L1I39, the proteins below share one genomic window:
- a CDS encoding glycosyltransferase family A protein codes for MNVPLRAHSVAYPEAGVAEHPGMSGDRRSLVLSRELTIACKHFSDLPAIAVEMPSGNNGVPTLHWPVPHGYVRFYLSLDGMPAALDGPAIAATARARLDLCPITESLTCDWVALLRREEKGAFLFHRKLEDNVRFTAHDTQRSWSVPLPAQEHSPTTAFFLGFQLPASEAHFQLCHFGLRLLATESERGALKSPLPGFLEGWSAADDAVLQATTGAHETAWSVKVGHGRFTLPLGRPDGPPPTIARLVSGDTLLAFLDMEAAGEPAPEDASTAPAGTVSAQEAERLYKEGRIELLWMLSAPARREAGAEPQTADRYALDLFRSRALLDLNAADSAYAGLKAALADTSRFDSFSADTQRRMRLSLVRACLRSGRVSDAEKALLEMQAADPFDWEIYFHLATLTGAAQSKQRDTYLHIADSLNPNLPTPALTVILEDLLAQHRGEEAWVRALKEIKGRGARGVDLWLALANTHLARGDRVNWAACVRRIFSQNGLSEPNLEVARDPGEDVFHCLAGTAVPLPAPEGAPLVTVIMTAYNAERTIKAAVHSVLAQTYRNLRLVVVDDHSTDDTRAILGQIQAQDGRLEILQTPFNAGTYFAKNLALAARSSDYFTFHDSDDWMHPERIALHLEAMQADPRLACTMSRWYRMDQRGTAVARRSGGYVHDNPASTFFHASLVERIGFFDCVRTGADTEFVGRIRRRFGDASLKVIPKPLAIGLHHSASLTRSGAAAFDEHRFSAPRLAYWESWVDWHRRCVLGEGGVQDLYLPFPHHPRRFAAPPEILSEGPAGRGDASTGELPTRGASGEPRRRSA; via the coding sequence ATGAACGTGCCGCTCCGCGCACATAGCGTTGCCTATCCCGAAGCAGGTGTCGCCGAGCACCCCGGAATGAGCGGGGACCGCAGGAGCCTTGTCCTGTCGAGGGAACTGACCATCGCATGCAAGCACTTCAGCGACCTGCCCGCCATTGCGGTGGAGATGCCGTCCGGCAATAACGGCGTGCCGACCCTGCACTGGCCGGTACCGCACGGCTATGTGCGCTTCTATCTGAGCCTTGACGGCATGCCCGCCGCCCTGGACGGCCCGGCCATCGCCGCCACCGCGCGGGCACGGCTGGACCTTTGCCCGATCACTGAAAGCCTGACCTGCGACTGGGTCGCCCTGCTGCGGCGCGAGGAAAAAGGTGCGTTCCTCTTCCATCGCAAGCTGGAAGACAATGTGCGCTTCACCGCCCATGACACCCAACGGTCGTGGTCGGTGCCCCTTCCTGCCCAGGAGCACTCTCCCACCACGGCTTTCTTTCTCGGCTTCCAGCTGCCTGCGTCCGAGGCTCATTTCCAGCTGTGCCATTTCGGCCTCCGGCTGCTGGCCACCGAAAGCGAGCGGGGCGCTCTGAAATCACCCCTGCCCGGCTTCCTGGAGGGGTGGTCCGCCGCCGACGACGCCGTGCTCCAAGCGACCACCGGAGCGCACGAGACGGCCTGGTCAGTGAAGGTGGGGCACGGACGCTTCACCCTCCCCCTCGGCCGCCCGGATGGACCTCCCCCGACCATTGCCCGCCTTGTCTCCGGCGATACCCTCCTGGCCTTCCTGGACATGGAAGCCGCCGGAGAACCGGCGCCGGAGGACGCCTCCACAGCCCCGGCTGGCACGGTTTCGGCCCAGGAGGCGGAACGGCTTTACAAGGAGGGCCGGATCGAGCTCCTGTGGATGCTGTCGGCCCCCGCGCGGCGGGAGGCAGGCGCAGAACCGCAGACAGCGGACCGCTACGCCCTCGACCTCTTCCGTTCCCGCGCCCTGCTCGACCTCAACGCCGCCGACAGCGCTTATGCCGGGCTCAAGGCCGCGCTTGCGGATACCAGCCGGTTCGACAGCTTCTCGGCGGATACGCAGCGGCGCATGCGGCTGAGCCTGGTGCGCGCGTGCCTGCGCAGCGGCAGGGTGTCGGACGCCGAGAAGGCGCTCCTTGAGATGCAGGCCGCCGACCCCTTCGACTGGGAAATCTATTTTCACCTCGCCACCCTCACGGGGGCCGCGCAATCCAAGCAGCGCGACACCTATCTGCATATCGCCGACAGCCTCAATCCCAACCTGCCGACGCCCGCACTCACGGTGATCCTGGAGGATCTGCTGGCGCAGCATCGCGGGGAGGAAGCCTGGGTGCGGGCGCTAAAAGAGATCAAGGGGCGGGGGGCACGCGGTGTGGACCTGTGGCTCGCACTCGCCAACACGCACCTCGCCCGCGGCGACCGCGTCAATTGGGCGGCCTGCGTCCGGCGCATATTCTCGCAGAACGGACTTTCGGAACCGAATCTGGAAGTGGCGCGCGATCCCGGCGAGGACGTGTTCCATTGCCTCGCAGGGACCGCCGTGCCGCTGCCCGCACCGGAAGGCGCGCCACTCGTCACCGTCATCATGACCGCCTACAATGCCGAGCGCACCATCAAGGCGGCGGTCCATTCCGTGCTCGCCCAGACCTACCGCAACCTGCGCTTGGTGGTGGTGGACGACCACAGCACCGACGACACGCGCGCCATACTTGGCCAGATCCAGGCCCAGGACGGGCGGCTGGAGATCCTCCAGACGCCCTTCAATGCCGGCACCTATTTCGCCAAAAACCTCGCGCTCGCCGCCCGCTCGTCCGATTATTTCACCTTCCACGATTCCGACGACTGGATGCATCCCGAACGCATCGCGCTTCACCTGGAAGCCATGCAGGCGGACCCCCGGCTCGCCTGCACCATGTCGCGCTGGTATCGCATGGACCAGCGCGGCACCGCCGTCGCGCGCCGTTCGGGCGGCTATGTGCACGACAATCCCGCCTCCACTTTCTTCCATGCCAGCCTGGTCGAGCGTATCGGCTTCTTCGACTGCGTGCGCACCGGCGCGGACACCGAGTTCGTGGGCCGTATCCGGCGCCGCTTCGGCGATGCCAGCCTCAAGGTCATCCCCAAGCCGCTGGCCATCGGCCTGCATCATTCCGCCTCCCTTACCCGGTCCGGGGCCGCGGCCTTTGACGAGCACCGCTTTTCCGCCCCCCGGCTCGCTTATTGGGAATCCTGGGTGGACTGGCACCGGCGCTGCGTCCTGGGCGAGGGCGGGGTGCAGGATCTCTATCTGCCCTTCCCCCACCATCCGCGCCGGTTCGCGGCGCCGCCGGAAATCCTGTCCGAGGGCCCGGCGGGCCGCGGGGACGCGTCGACGGGAGAATTGCCCACCCGCGGCGCATCGGGGGAGCCGCGCCGACGCAGCGCGTGA
- a CDS encoding AMP-binding protein, with protein MDPSLPLHHDMGLIGNALTPLFLGAETTLMSPLAFLQKPLRWLAAIDRFGATTSGAPNFAYDMVVRAVPSEAVARLDLSRWTMAYCGAEPVRAETLARFAAHVAPAGFRPGALYPCYGLAEATLMVTGGDVGIEPDVRTFPVRASSGATAERPSVACGRPHGATRVLLLAEDGVVREGEVGEICVAGPGVSPGFWDPQTGMAVPDPERRVEVDGIAYLRTGDLGRWVDGALHVVGRLKNMIILRGANHYAEDIEATVRIIEDAGGPLEAAVFAAPGTDEGFSIVCERAGGPEGVEPLKAAISRTVAEAHGLLPADILVVPPGAIARTPSGKLMREETRRQFQHLLTGGEGRP; from the coding sequence TTGGATCCGTCCCTGCCGCTGCACCACGATATGGGCCTCATCGGCAATGCGCTCACGCCCCTGTTCCTGGGCGCAGAGACCACGCTCATGTCGCCGCTGGCCTTCCTCCAGAAGCCGCTGCGCTGGCTGGCCGCGATCGATCGTTTTGGCGCGACCACCAGCGGAGCGCCCAATTTCGCCTATGACATGGTGGTGCGCGCGGTGCCTTCCGAGGCGGTGGCGCGGCTCGACCTGTCGCGCTGGACGATGGCCTATTGCGGGGCCGAGCCGGTGCGCGCCGAAACCCTGGCGCGCTTCGCCGCCCATGTGGCGCCGGCCGGCTTCCGGCCGGGCGCGCTCTATCCCTGCTACGGGTTGGCCGAGGCCACCTTGATGGTCACAGGAGGGGATGTCGGCATCGAGCCGGACGTGCGCACCTTCCCCGTGCGCGCGTCGTCAGGCGCGACGGCCGAGCGTCCCTCCGTCGCCTGCGGCCGCCCCCACGGCGCGACGCGCGTCCTTCTCCTGGCGGAGGATGGCGTGGTGCGCGAGGGCGAGGTGGGGGAGATCTGCGTCGCCGGGCCCGGCGTCAGTCCGGGCTTCTGGGATCCGCAGACAGGCATGGCGGTGCCCGATCCCGAACGCCGGGTGGAGGTGGACGGCATCGCCTATCTGCGCACGGGCGATCTCGGCCGCTGGGTGGATGGGGCGCTGCACGTGGTGGGGCGGCTGAAGAACATGATCATCCTGCGCGGCGCCAACCATTATGCCGAGGACATCGAGGCCACCGTCCGTATCATTGAAGACGCGGGCGGCCCCCTGGAGGCGGCGGTCTTCGCCGCGCCCGGCACGGACGAGGGCTTTTCCATCGTCTGCGAGCGGGCGGGCGGGCCGGAGGGGGTTGAGCCTCTGAAGGCCGCCATTTCCCGCACCGTAGCTGAGGCGCACGGCCTCCTGCCCGCCGATATCCTGGTGGTGCCCCCGGGCGCCATCGCCCGCACGCCCAGCGGCAAACTGATGCGCGAGGAGACGCGGCGCCAGTTCCAGCACCTCCTGACCGGCGGCGAGGGGCGGCCATGA
- a CDS encoding cytochrome P450: MSLAEAEQAARAHPYWLDIRHGPPTPMESGKFWRVSRHADLLKVIRHPDVECADAYAGLMRVARRQGADITHFGNLIGGFFLARNAPFHTAVRPLYRAMVRHMTDAAPRERVAAQMRAALDGLAHGGTVDATADLCSPLPIQVASAALGLPEAVIARVRNIALDVLDEGLFPYLPIRAYSDLERRAAELHRLVASAVFGNTPVPAIAELISAGRGEAQLSDTDLINTFTTFIFAATHAIGASFSAALYLLALHGGFDALARRPELNRTAVDEVLRYSSVLSVLIQRVAVRDLEVGGSLIPAGTQMVCEVESGNFDPAAYDDPTTFALDRTGPVPLFFGSGAHVCLGANLGRMQLSLFLELVSRDYRCILEDTRPDWHMQLGVRRPARLPMRITAHRKGLSS, translated from the coding sequence ATGAGCCTTGCCGAAGCCGAGCAGGCCGCCCGCGCCCACCCCTATTGGCTCGACATCCGCCATGGTCCGCCCACCCCCATGGAGAGCGGCAAGTTCTGGCGGGTGAGCCGCCACGCCGATCTCCTCAAGGTCATCCGCCATCCCGACGTGGAATGCGCGGACGCCTATGCCGGCCTCATGCGCGTGGCGCGCCGGCAGGGCGCCGACATCACCCATTTCGGCAATCTCATCGGCGGCTTTTTCCTCGCCCGCAATGCACCCTTCCACACGGCGGTGCGGCCGCTCTACCGCGCCATGGTGCGGCACATGACGGACGCCGCCCCGCGCGAGCGCGTGGCCGCGCAGATGCGCGCCGCGCTCGATGGGCTCGCCCATGGCGGCACGGTGGATGCCACCGCGGACCTGTGCTCGCCGTTGCCCATCCAGGTGGCCTCCGCCGCCCTCGGTCTGCCCGAGGCGGTCATCGCCCGCGTGCGCAACATCGCCCTCGATGTGCTGGACGAGGGGCTCTTTCCCTATCTGCCGATCCGGGCCTATTCGGATCTGGAACGGCGCGCGGCGGAGCTGCATCGCCTGGTGGCCAGCGCGGTGTTCGGCAACACGCCGGTGCCGGCCATTGCCGAGCTGATCTCGGCCGGGCGCGGCGAGGCGCAGCTGTCCGATACAGATCTCATCAACACCTTCACCACCTTCATCTTCGCCGCCACCCACGCCATCGGCGCCTCCTTCTCGGCGGCGCTCTATCTGCTGGCGCTCCATGGCGGGTTCGACGCCCTGGCGCGCCGGCCGGAGCTCAACCGCACCGCCGTGGACGAAGTGCTGCGCTACAGCTCGGTGCTGAGCGTGCTGATCCAGCGCGTGGCGGTGCGCGACCTGGAGGTGGGCGGCAGCCTCATTCCGGCGGGCACGCAGATGGTATGCGAGGTGGAAAGCGGCAATTTCGATCCTGCCGCCTATGACGATCCCACCACCTTCGCCCTCGATCGCACCGGACCCGTCCCGCTCTTCTTCGGCAGCGGGGCCCATGTGTGCCTCGGCGCCAATCTGGGGCGGATGCAGCTTAGCCTGTTCCTGGAACTGGTCAGCCGCGACTATCGCTGCATCCTCGAAGACACCCGGCCGGACTGGCACATGCAGCTCGGCGTCCGCCGCCCGGCCCGCCTGCCGATGCGGATCACCGCCCACAGGAAGGGGCTTTCCTCATGA
- a CDS encoding acyl carrier protein: MTTLSPGALRDWLVNYAATSLSMGKEDIPLDANFDTYGLDSVEVIVMAGVMEEAFEIEIDPSWFFDDPTINGVVAILGRRLAQEEEV, from the coding sequence ATGACCACACTTTCCCCCGGCGCCTTGCGGGACTGGCTGGTGAACTATGCCGCCACCTCGCTCAGCATGGGCAAGGAGGACATTCCGCTCGACGCCAATTTTGACACCTATGGCCTGGATTCCGTGGAGGTGATCGTCATGGCGGGGGTGATGGAGGAGGCGTTCGAGATCGAGATCGATCCCAGCTGGTTCTTCGACGATCCCACCATCAATGGCGTGGTGGCCATTCTCGGCCGGCGCCTGGCGCAGGAAGAGGAGGTCTGA
- a CDS encoding polysaccharide pyruvyl transferase family protein, which yields MADSEGAGRRVHVCGNFDIFNYGDVLFPLVARHRLAPAGYEVVPVAPTARRSWPDSLPALSLQDLFAGTPGAGILVGGGHIISDMPVTDFFGISDVKDDPGGTWAQTYFSGLWLGATLQACVTGVPIAWNAPGVMRPFIRSEIRALARAAMDVAERVAVRDAESLRLLGPQAEGLACVSPDTVLDISALWPRESLAEDFAGLVSRAGFDPGQRFLAIQVRRLLKKEAFPDIAAQIAAHARASGAVPILVAIGPGLKDDEAARQTAAHLDCPHILLDAPASLREITAVLAFSAAFVGQSLHGCIVASAYDVPALVVAERPARRLAGFLTYRGTPELLFDGWSQAFEALGTLPPRMPVPATMRTELDRHWADIIAMLHQPQDRSAAQLAFLRLYARLGMRGLGPEWSLRPFRPSAYGEREALLMPRSSRPARSAPAE from the coding sequence ATGGCTGACTCGGAAGGCGCCGGGCGACGCGTCCATGTGTGCGGGAACTTCGACATCTTCAATTATGGCGATGTGCTCTTTCCGCTCGTCGCCCGCCACCGCCTCGCGCCCGCGGGCTATGAGGTGGTGCCCGTCGCGCCCACCGCCCGGCGCTCCTGGCCGGACAGCCTGCCCGCGCTCTCGCTTCAGGACCTGTTCGCGGGCACGCCCGGCGCCGGCATCCTGGTGGGCGGGGGGCACATCATCTCCGACATGCCGGTGACCGACTTCTTCGGCATTTCCGACGTGAAGGACGACCCCGGCGGCACCTGGGCGCAGACTTATTTTTCCGGCCTGTGGCTGGGCGCGACCCTTCAGGCCTGCGTCACCGGCGTGCCCATCGCGTGGAACGCGCCCGGCGTGATGCGCCCCTTCATCCGCAGCGAGATCCGCGCGCTCGCCCGGGCGGCCATGGACGTGGCGGAGCGGGTGGCGGTGCGCGATGCGGAGAGCCTTCGCCTTCTGGGTCCCCAGGCCGAGGGGCTGGCCTGCGTGTCCCCCGACACCGTGCTCGACATTTCCGCCCTTTGGCCACGGGAGAGTCTCGCCGAGGACTTCGCGGGCCTTGTCTCCCGTGCCGGTTTCGATCCGGGGCAGCGCTTCCTGGCCATCCAGGTGCGCCGGCTCCTGAAGAAGGAAGCCTTCCCGGACATTGCGGCGCAGATTGCGGCCCATGCGCGGGCGAGCGGAGCGGTGCCCATCCTTGTGGCCATCGGCCCCGGCCTCAAGGATGACGAGGCGGCCCGCCAGACCGCCGCGCATCTGGATTGCCCCCATATCCTGCTGGATGCCCCCGCATCGCTCCGGGAGATCACGGCGGTGCTGGCCTTCTCGGCGGCTTTCGTGGGGCAGTCGCTGCACGGCTGCATCGTCGCCTCGGCCTATGACGTGCCCGCTCTCGTGGTGGCCGAGCGCCCGGCGCGGCGGTTGGCGGGGTTTCTGACCTATCGCGGGACGCCCGAGCTTCTGTTCGACGGCTGGTCGCAGGCATTCGAGGCGCTCGGCACGTTGCCGCCCCGCATGCCCGTGCCTGCCACCATGCGCACGGAGCTCGACCGGCACTGGGCCGACATCATCGCCATGCTCCACCAGCCGCAGGACCGGAGCGCGGCGCAACTCGCCTTCCTGCGGCTCTATGCCCGGCTGGGCATGCGTGGCCTCGGCCCGGAATGGAGCCTTCGCCCCTTCCGGCCCTCCGCCTATGGGGAGCGGGAGGCCCTGCTCATGCCGCGATCCAGCCGGCCAGCACGGTCAGCACCAGCGGAATGA
- a CDS encoding AEC family transporter produces the protein MMGAVLLALLPVVLLIGLGIALKQRKFLAEAFWPQAERLGYFVLLPALFFHGLATATLDQLPVWELVTTLIASTLLVAGLVVAARPLLGVDGPAFTSVFQGSVRFNNYVGVTLAAGLFGAKGIALAAICNAAIVPTVNVLCVLVFARHGTAKLNARGIARQLATNPLVLACLGGIALQVLGLHVPPGIEPALKALGAASLPIGLLCVGAALDFSTARQWVGPVVSSSAVKFLLMPVATLLLAMPFGLTGPALTTALLFQVLPTASSAYIMARQLGGDAPLMAGITATQTVVAAAVIPLVLTVLAGWIAA, from the coding sequence ATGATGGGCGCCGTCCTGCTCGCGCTGCTGCCGGTGGTGCTGCTGATCGGGCTCGGCATCGCCCTCAAGCAGCGCAAGTTCCTGGCCGAGGCCTTCTGGCCCCAGGCGGAGCGGCTCGGCTATTTCGTGCTGCTGCCGGCTCTGTTCTTCCACGGCCTTGCCACCGCCACCCTCGACCAATTGCCGGTCTGGGAACTGGTGACGACACTGATCGCCTCCACCTTGCTGGTGGCCGGCCTGGTGGTGGCGGCGCGGCCCCTTCTGGGCGTGGATGGACCGGCCTTCACCTCGGTGTTCCAGGGCAGCGTGCGGTTCAACAATTATGTGGGCGTGACGCTGGCGGCGGGCCTTTTCGGCGCCAAGGGCATCGCGCTGGCGGCCATCTGCAACGCGGCCATCGTGCCCACGGTGAACGTGCTGTGCGTGCTGGTCTTCGCCCGCCACGGCACCGCCAAGCTCAATGCGCGGGGCATTGCCCGGCAGCTCGCCACCAATCCGCTGGTGCTGGCCTGCCTCGGCGGCATCGCGCTCCAGGTGCTGGGCCTGCATGTGCCGCCCGGCATCGAGCCGGCGCTGAAGGCGCTGGGCGCCGCCTCGCTGCCCATCGGCCTCTTGTGCGTGGGCGCTGCGCTGGATTTTTCCACCGCCCGCCAGTGGGTGGGGCCGGTAGTGTCCTCGTCGGCGGTCAAGTTCCTTCTCATGCCGGTGGCGACCCTGCTGCTGGCCATGCCCTTCGGCCTGACCGGCCCGGCGCTGACCACCGCGCTCCTGTTCCAGGTCCTGCCCACCGCCTCCTCCGCCTACATCATGGCCCGGCAACTGGGCGGCGACGCACCGCTCATGGCTGGCATCACCGCCACGCAGACGGTGGTGGCGGCGGCGGTCATTCCGCTGGTGCTGACCGTGCTGGCCGGCTGGATCGCGGCATGA
- a CDS encoding pyridoxal phosphate-dependent aminotransferase, with amino-acid sequence MTLSAVSSPTQAPAPAAGGSPILAMARRAAELRAAGRDIVDLTLGEPDFAPPAHVAEAAIGAARRPLGYTPANGMPALRAAARAALARDRGLSYADNEIAVGCGAKQVIFNAFLATLKPGDEVIVPTPYWASYPDMVRMTGATPVLIECPAEDGFLLRPDALAAALTPRTRWVVLNAPGNPSGALYSAAALAALADVLRGAPDALIMSDEIYAHIRYDGGTYASIAAVAPDLRERILIIDGVSKAYAMTGWRVGWGFGPAPIVSAITAIQTQNCTQTAALSQIGAIAALEGPQDVLAERNAIYRARRDAGLKVLSASRALQVPVPDGAFYFFPRLADGGDDVKAADLLLDAGVATVPGRAFGSPGHIRLSFATDEATLVEGCRRLVAALEARA; translated from the coding sequence ATGACCTTGTCCGCCGTCTCGTCTCCCACCCAAGCGCCCGCCCCCGCCGCCGGCGGGTCGCCCATCCTCGCCATGGCGCGCCGCGCCGCCGAATTGCGCGCCGCCGGCCGCGACATTGTCGACCTGACGCTCGGCGAGCCGGACTTCGCACCGCCCGCTCATGTGGCGGAAGCCGCCATCGGCGCCGCCCGCCGCCCCTTGGGCTACACCCCCGCCAACGGCATGCCCGCTTTGCGCGCCGCCGCCCGCGCCGCCCTCGCCCGCGATCGGGGGCTCAGCTATGCGGACAACGAAATCGCGGTGGGCTGCGGCGCCAAGCAGGTGATCTTCAACGCCTTCCTGGCCACCCTGAAGCCCGGCGACGAGGTCATCGTCCCCACCCCCTATTGGGCGAGCTATCCGGACATGGTGCGCATGACGGGGGCCACGCCGGTGCTGATCGAATGCCCCGCCGAGGACGGCTTCCTGCTGCGCCCGGACGCGCTTGCCGCCGCGCTCACGCCCCGCACCCGCTGGGTGGTGCTCAACGCCCCCGGCAATCCCTCCGGCGCGCTCTACAGCGCCGCGGCACTCGCGGCGCTCGCCGATGTGCTGCGCGGCGCGCCGGACGCCCTCATCATGTCCGACGAGATCTACGCCCATATCCGCTATGATGGGGGCACCTATGCCAGCATCGCCGCCGTGGCGCCGGACCTGCGGGAGCGCATCCTGATCATCGACGGCGTGTCCAAGGCCTATGCCATGACCGGCTGGCGCGTGGGCTGGGGCTTTGGCCCCGCGCCCATCGTCTCGGCCATCACCGCCATCCAGACCCAGAATTGCACCCAGACCGCCGCGCTCAGCCAGATCGGCGCCATCGCGGCGCTGGAAGGCCCGCAGGACGTGCTGGCCGAGCGCAACGCCATCTATCGCGCCCGCCGCGATGCCGGCCTCAAGGTGCTCAGCGCCAGCCGCGCCTTGCAGGTGCCGGTGCCCGACGGCGCCTTCTATTTCTTCCCGCGCCTTGCCGATGGCGGCGACGACGTGAAGGCGGCCGACCTGCTGCTGGACGCCGGGGTCGCCACCGTGCCCGGCCGCGCCTTCGGTTCGCCCGGCCACATCCGCCTGTCGTTCGCCACCGACGAGGCCACCCTCGTGGAAGGCTGCCGCCGGCTGGTGGCGGCGCTGGAGGCCCGCGCATGA
- a CDS encoding LysR family transcriptional regulator, protein MSLRALRSLKAIAHHGSFARAGEAVGLTQSAISLQVRGLEEEFGVQLFDRSRRLPVLTEAGRIVLARAEEVLALYDRIPEALSDERSLSGRLKVGAIQTALSGPMPGALADLRRAHPRLRVHVGAGMSVELAARVANGELDAAVTTEPVRPHPPDLVWTELYADRFWLIAPPGLGRADVATLLADMPFIRFDARAWAGRMIARELRRLGLKVREEMVLDSQEVILRMVERGLGVAVLPLPDAVLAEANLTCLPFGDPQMRRRVVLLERQDRPSRRLCLALAEAIRASMAAQSAPAASRTQNGRRAQGTRRPSKMG, encoded by the coding sequence ATGTCCCTTCGTGCCCTGCGCAGCCTGAAGGCCATCGCCCATCACGGCTCGTTCGCGCGGGCGGGAGAGGCGGTGGGGCTCACCCAATCGGCCATCAGCCTCCAAGTGCGGGGGCTGGAGGAGGAGTTCGGCGTCCAATTGTTCGACCGCTCCCGCCGCCTGCCGGTGCTGACCGAAGCCGGGCGCATCGTGCTGGCGCGCGCCGAAGAGGTGCTGGCTCTTTATGATCGCATTCCCGAGGCGCTGAGCGATGAGCGCTCCTTGTCCGGACGCCTGAAGGTGGGGGCGATCCAGACCGCCCTTTCAGGCCCCATGCCCGGCGCCTTGGCGGACCTGCGCCGCGCCCATCCGCGCCTGCGGGTGCATGTGGGCGCGGGCATGTCGGTGGAATTGGCGGCGCGGGTGGCGAATGGGGAGCTGGATGCCGCCGTCACCACCGAGCCGGTGCGGCCCCATCCGCCCGACCTCGTCTGGACCGAGCTTTATGCCGACCGCTTCTGGCTGATCGCCCCGCCGGGCCTGGGACGGGCCGATGTCGCCACCCTTCTCGCCGACATGCCCTTCATCCGCTTCGATGCCCGCGCCTGGGCGGGGCGGATGATCGCGCGGGAATTGCGGCGGCTGGGCCTGAAGGTGCGCGAGGAAATGGTTCTGGACAGCCAGGAGGTCATCCTGCGCATGGTGGAGCGCGGCCTTGGCGTCGCGGTGCTGCCCTTGCCGGACGCGGTGCTGGCGGAGGCGAACCTCACCTGCCTGCCCTTCGGCGACCCGCAGATGCGCCGCCGCGTGGTGCTGCTGGAGCGGCAGGACCGGCCGAGCCGGCGGCTGTGCCTGGCATTGGCCGAGGCCATCCGCGCCAGCATGGCCGCCCAGAGCGCTCCCGCCGCCTCCCGGACACAGAACGGCCGCCGGGCCCAAGGGACGCGGCGGCCATCGAAGATGGGGTGA
- a CDS encoding ABC transporter substrate-binding protein: protein MDVSRRLFLSGTAIALATPALLRHGLAQSAPIKVGSLTPLSGGGGPYGPEKVKAHKAVVELVNANGGVMGRQVELITDNTETNPEVAVRAARKMIDADRVSAIVGTWASSVTLAIMPLCQEANIVQLFTGSSDYLPNGDKKHLCYNLQPLNSAWAVALADLAAKRGFKQMAFAGPKNDFASSMAESFTKSFNKVDGKIIGEPFYYNTNQVSYRAEAERLISMNAPAVFIAGYITDFTPIYRELIRGGYTGKIFTLSFAVGPDFKKAVGNAADGILHGSPVPPVGKDTYDAYLRLVGAKPNGQVQFPYGCAAYDEMNLLLLGMEASKSTEGPKIAEAIMKVANGPGERVTTFAEGAKALAAGKGINYDGASSSVEFLPNGMLKSRDFALYEVQKGEDVPILTTTSTAE from the coding sequence ATGGACGTTTCCCGCAGGCTGTTTCTCTCCGGCACCGCAATCGCCCTCGCCACGCCCGCGCTGCTGCGCCACGGCCTTGCCCAGTCGGCGCCCATCAAGGTGGGCTCGCTCACCCCCCTGTCCGGCGGCGGCGGCCCCTATGGGCCGGAAAAGGTGAAGGCCCACAAGGCGGTTGTGGAGCTGGTCAATGCCAATGGCGGCGTCATGGGCCGGCAGGTGGAGCTGATCACCGACAATACCGAGACCAATCCGGAAGTGGCGGTGCGCGCGGCGCGCAAGATGATCGACGCCGACCGGGTGAGCGCCATCGTCGGCACCTGGGCTTCCTCGGTGACGCTGGCCATCATGCCGCTCTGCCAGGAAGCCAATATCGTCCAGCTGTTTACCGGCTCCTCGGACTACCTGCCCAACGGCGACAAGAAGCACCTGTGCTACAACCTCCAGCCGCTGAACTCGGCCTGGGCGGTGGCGCTCGCGGACCTCGCGGCCAAGCGCGGCTTCAAGCAGATGGCCTTCGCCGGCCCGAAGAATGATTTCGCCTCGTCCATGGCCGAGAGCTTCACCAAGTCCTTCAACAAGGTCGACGGCAAGATCATCGGCGAGCCCTTCTATTACAACACCAACCAGGTCTCCTACCGGGCCGAGGCCGAGCGGCTGATCTCCATGAACGCGCCGGCCGTGTTCATCGCCGGCTACATCACCGACTTCACCCCCATCTATCGCGAGCTGATCCGCGGCGGCTATACGGGCAAGATCTTCACCTTGTCCTTCGCCGTCGGCCCCGACTTCAAGAAGGCGGTGGGCAATGCGGCGGATGGCATCCTGCATGGCTCCCCCGTGCCGCCCGTGGGCAAGGACACCTACGACGCCTATCTGCGGCTCGTGGGCGCCAAGCCCAACGGCCAGGTGCAGTTCCCCTATGGCTGCGCCGCCTATGACGAGATGAACCTCCTTCTGCTGGGCATGGAGGCGTCCAAGTCCACCGAGGGCCCGAAGATCGCGGAAGCCATCATGAAGGTGGCCAACGGGCCGGGCGAGCGCGTCACCACCTTTGCCGAGGGCGCCAAGGCCCTCGCAGCGGGCAAGGGCATCAATTATGACGGCGCCAGCTCCTCGGTGGAATTCCTGCCCAACGGCATGCTCAAGAGCCGCGACTTCGCGCTCTACGAAGTGCAGAAGGGCGAGGACGTGCCGATCCTGACCACCACCAGCACGGCGGAGTGA